The proteins below come from a single Nocardioides eburneiflavus genomic window:
- a CDS encoding DUF2283 domain-containing protein, with protein MRLTYDSDANAAYVYLVDSTAPGGVAQTRSSMLELELASIDFDLDAEGKVLGIEILGASRVLADETLQATQRLSVRISYDQDADAAYVTLVDAIRSDEVERTIPVDLVELGGMINLDFGADGRLLGIAILDASKSLPPEVLRGRT; from the coding sequence GTGAGGCTGACCTACGACAGTGACGCGAACGCCGCTTACGTCTACCTCGTCGACTCCACCGCGCCCGGTGGAGTCGCTCAAACAAGATCGTCGATGTTGGAGTTGGAACTCGCCTCCATCGACTTCGACCTTGATGCCGAAGGCAAGGTGCTGGGGATCGAGATCCTTGGCGCCAGCCGCGTACTGGCTGACGAGACCCTACAGGCGACCCAGCGACTCTCCGTGAGAATCAGCTATGACCAGGACGCCGACGCGGCGTATGTCACCCTCGTCGACGCGATTCGGTCCGACGAGGTGGAGCGCACCATCCCGGTCGACCTCGTCGAGCTCGGGGGCATGATCAATCTGGACTTTGGCGCGGATGGCCGACTGCTCGGAATCGCGATCCTCGACGCGAGCAAGTCCCTTCCGCCCGAAGTGCTGCGAGGCCGCACGTGA